One stretch of Narcine bancroftii isolate sNarBan1 chromosome 8, sNarBan1.hap1, whole genome shotgun sequence DNA includes these proteins:
- the LOC138740500 gene encoding mid1-interacting protein 1-B-like isoform X2 → MIFTSIVIKVFEMIVNFRRMKDHSPIHGRHPFQGQPILDPPHQRLHFLRRARLSATIRTMFYGRTTKSVLPGSIMVCYGSCKASDRRLEMYFPNQENCRLRSSQIHCCKLCKMMQFSELKNNQHSLFSALNKFVTAATIMDETIMVPSLLWDLPEEGEHQRVNRVSKQRDLYDNYLLLLSMRTDIEFGIQDEQVKSSLEPEKLGDDDNLGDLQQLFHHHLNGLFNILSKLTMHANSLTSRYTRELFTDLGR, encoded by the exons gagatgattgtgaacttcaggaggatgaaggaccaCTCCCCAATACACGGCAGGCATCCATTTcaaggacaacctatcctggacccaccacACCAGCGCTTACACTTCCTGAGGAGAGCAAGGCTATCAGCCACTATCCGAACAATGTTTTATGGGAGAACAACAAAGAGTGTCCTGCCTGGCAGCATTATGGTGtgttatggtagctgcaaagcatcagatcgaAG GTTAGAAATGTACTTTCCTAATCAAGAAAACTGCAGATTACGCAGTTCCCAG ATTCATTGTTGCAAGTTGTGTAAAATGATGCAGTTCTCAGAGCTAAAGAACAACCAGCATTCCTTGTTCAGTGCTTTAAACAAATTTGTAACAGCTGCCACCATCATGGATGAAACAATCATGGTGCCAAGTTTGCTGTGGGATCTCCCAGAAGAAGGGGAACATCAAAGAGTAAACAGAGTCTCCAAACAAAGGGATCTGTATGACAATTACTTGCTTCTCCTATCCATGAGAACTGACATTGAGTTTGGCATTCAGGATGAACAAGTCAAGTCTAGCCTGGAGCCCGAGAAACTCGGAGATGATGATAATTTAGGAGACCTTCAGCAGCTTTTTCACCATCATTTGAATGGACTTTTCAACATCCTCAGCAAGCTTACAATGCACGCTAACAGTTTAACCAGCCGGTATACAAGAGAATTATTTACTGACTTGGGGAGATAA
- the LOC138740500 gene encoding mid1-interacting protein 1-B-like isoform X1: MDIARPAKLLQHSCSLKTSDQEMIVNFRRMKDHSPIHGRHPFQGQPILDPPHQRLHFLRRARLSATIRTMFYGRTTKSVLPGSIMVCYGSCKASDRRLEMYFPNQENCRLRSSQIHCCKLCKMMQFSELKNNQHSLFSALNKFVTAATIMDETIMVPSLLWDLPEEGEHQRVNRVSKQRDLYDNYLLLLSMRTDIEFGIQDEQVKSSLEPEKLGDDDNLGDLQQLFHHHLNGLFNILSKLTMHANSLTSRYTRELFTDLGR, from the exons gagatgattgtgaacttcaggaggatgaaggaccaCTCCCCAATACACGGCAGGCATCCATTTcaaggacaacctatcctggacccaccacACCAGCGCTTACACTTCCTGAGGAGAGCAAGGCTATCAGCCACTATCCGAACAATGTTTTATGGGAGAACAACAAAGAGTGTCCTGCCTGGCAGCATTATGGTGtgttatggtagctgcaaagcatcagatcgaAG GTTAGAAATGTACTTTCCTAATCAAGAAAACTGCAGATTACGCAGTTCCCAG ATTCATTGTTGCAAGTTGTGTAAAATGATGCAGTTCTCAGAGCTAAAGAACAACCAGCATTCCTTGTTCAGTGCTTTAAACAAATTTGTAACAGCTGCCACCATCATGGATGAAACAATCATGGTGCCAAGTTTGCTGTGGGATCTCCCAGAAGAAGGGGAACATCAAAGAGTAAACAGAGTCTCCAAACAAAGGGATCTGTATGACAATTACTTGCTTCTCCTATCCATGAGAACTGACATTGAGTTTGGCATTCAGGATGAACAAGTCAAGTCTAGCCTGGAGCCCGAGAAACTCGGAGATGATGATAATTTAGGAGACCTTCAGCAGCTTTTTCACCATCATTTGAATGGACTTTTCAACATCCTCAGCAAGCTTACAATGCACGCTAACAGTTTAACCAGCCGGTATACAAGAGAATTATTTACTGACTTGGGGAGATAA